The following are encoded together in the Daphnia magna isolate NIES linkage group LG8, ASM2063170v1.1, whole genome shotgun sequence genome:
- the LOC116929494 gene encoding 40S ribosomal protein S19 — protein sequence MKSVSVKDVDQHKFVRALAAFFKKSGKVKVPEWADLVKTAVFKELAPFDEDWFLIRMASLARHIYIRSPIGVKTVKRIYGGHKNNGVRPSHFCGSSGSVARKVLQALEAIKLVEKDANGGRRLTSQGFRDLDRIASQIKSAKA from the exons ATGAAGTCGGTCTCTGTTAAAGACGTCGATCAACACAAGTTTGTCAGGGCCTTGGCTGCCTTCTTCAAAAA GTCTGGCAAAGTAAAGGTCCCAGAATGGGCTGATCTTGTAAAGACAGCCGTCTTCAAGGAGTTGGCGCCGTTCGATGAAGATTGGTTCCTGATTCGCATGGCATCTCTGGCCCGGCACATCTACATCAGATCCCCCATTGGAGTCAAGACCGTCAAGAGGATCTACGGAG GACACAAAAACAATGGTGTGAGGCCTTCCCATTTCTGCGGCAGCTCCGGCTCGGTCGCCCGTAAAGTGTTGCAGGCCCTTGAAGCCATCAAGTTGGTCGAGAAGGACGCCAACGGTGGTCGCCGTCTTACTTCGCAAGGATTCCGTGATTTGGACCGAATTGCTTCTCAAATCAAGTCGGCTAAGGCGTGA
- the LOC116929452 gene encoding homeobox protein SIX1 translates to MIIGPSAAGGMSDLVAHHHHMSGFAAHHHHHHMGLGGMMAAGMMPGMSSTSTGMTVQPTSQSPTSSNNNNNNNNNNSSSIGGTSSSSLSSTGNGGLPSFGFTQEQVACVCEVLQQSGNIERLARFLWSLPACDQLHKNESVLKAKAVVAFHRANFKELYKLLETHPFSPHNHPKLQALWLKAHYIEAEKLRGRPLGAVGKYRVRRKFPLPRTIWDGEETSYCFKEKSRSVLRDWYGHNPYPSPREKRELAEATGLTTTQVSNWFKNRRQRDRAAEHKDRVSGGSSAKDGGDGANDASALDESGSESLDGDGPDVVMATSSASARHSAALLDTPSPPPPHHIQHHHHHHHQQQQQQQQINNMAAALANSLPHHNSQDSLIGGGGSIGDLYPDLKLASVYHATSHQLQMASAAAAAAAAAAAAAAFGSPHHVTSHHHPHADLAHSLLQQPTSQSHDYNPHVSS, encoded by the exons ATGATTATCGGTCCGTCAGCTGCTGGAGGCATGTCCGACTTGGTGGCACATCATCATCACATGTCCGGATTTGCCGCTCATCACCACCATCACCACATGGGGTTAGGTGGCATGATGGCCGCTGGAATG ATGCCGGGAATGTCTTCGACATCGACGGGAATGACAGTGCAACCGACCAGCCAATCGCCAACCTcgtccaacaacaacaacaacaacaacaacaacaattcgTCTTCCATCGGTGgcacttcttcttcttctttgagtTCAACCGGAAACGGAGGTCTGCCTTCGTTCGGCTTCACGCAGGAGCAGGTGGCCTGCGTGTGCGAGGTCCTCCAGCAAAGCGGCAACATCGAACGGCTGGCCCGTTTCCTCTGGTCGCTGCCGGCCTGCGACCAGCTGCACAAGAACGAGAGCGTCCTCAAAGCCAAGGCCGTCGTCGCCTTCCATCGCGCCAACTTCAAAGAGCTCTACAAACTACTGGAGACACACCCGTTTTCGCCGCACAATCATCCGAAATTACAG GCCCTGTGGCTCAAAGCGCATTACATCGAGGCGGAGAAGTTGCGCGGACGACCGCTGGGCGCTGTGGGAAAGTACCGCGTGCGAAGAAAGTTCCCGCTGCCGCGGACGATCTGGGACGGCGAAGAGACGAGCTACTGTTTCAAAGAGAAATCGCGATCGGTGCTGCGCGATTGGTACGGCCACAATCCGTACCCGTCGCCGCGCGAGAAGCGCGAACTGGCCGAAGCCACCGGTCTCACCACCACCCAGGTCTCCAACTGGTTCAAAAACCGGCGGCAAAGAGACAGAGCTGCCGAGCACAAAGACAg AGTTTCGGGAGGAAGTTCGGCCAAGGACGGCGGCGACGGCGCCAACGACGCGTCGGCCCTGGACGAATCGGGATCCGAGTCACTGGACGGCGATGGTCCTGACGTTGTCATGGCGACGTCTTCGGCGTCGGCGCGTCACTCGGCCGCCCTTTTAGACACGCCCTCACCGCCGCCCCCTCATCACATCCAAcatcaccaccaccaccaccatcagcagcaacaacagcaacaacaaattaACAACATGGCTGCCGCTCTGGCCAACTCCTTGCCCCATCACAACAGCCAG GACTCGCTGATTGGTGGCGGCGGTTCGATCGGCGACTTGTATCCCGACCTGAAATTAGCATCCGTCTATCACGCGACCAGCCACCAgttgcaaatggcgtcggcGGCGGCCGCGGCCGCTGCAgccgccgccgcagccgccGCCTTCGGATCGCCTCATCACGTCACTTCGCACCATCATCCGCACGCCGATTTGGCTCACTCGCTGTTGCAGCAGCCGACGTCTCAATCACACGACTACAATCCGCACGTCAGTTCGTGA